In Hyalangium ruber, the DNA window GAAGGCGCGCACGCGCTCGGGCGACTTCTGCACCAGATCCTTCCGGGCAATCACCACCGTGGCGTAGGGGTTGAAACCCTCGTCCGCCAGCGCGAAGACGACAGGGTTGGCGCCCTCCTTCTTGGCCGCCAGCGGCTCGGAGGTAAGGAAGCACTGCTGGGCGAAGTCCTTGTCCGCCACGAAGCGGGCCACGCCCCCGTCGTAGGGCACCACCTTCACCTTGTCGAAGCCGTACTTCTTCTTCAGGAAGATCGCGAAGGCCGCCCCGGGCTCCAGGGACACCGTCCCGCTGGAGAACACCTCCGCCATCGAGGTGAGCCCCCGGGAGGCGTGGGCCATGATGGCGCGCGGAGTCTTCTGGTACACGGCGAACAGCGGCACCAGATCCAGCCCACGGGCGCGCGCCACCAGAAGCTGGTCCGCGCCGGTGACGGCGAACTCCACCTGGCCCATGGCCACCATCTGGTTGACCGGGGCGCCGGAGCCACCGCTGATGACCTCCACCTCCAGCCCATGCCGGGTGAAGGCCCCGCTCTCGCGCGCGGCGTAGA includes these proteins:
- a CDS encoding ABC transporter substrate-binding protein, which gives rise to MRKLCWVGVLGCLAALSVLGCSKDKAPPPAAGEGTAAAASPAPAPVRMKLALDWVAEPEFGGFYAARESGAFTRHGLEVEVISGGSGAPVNQMVAMGQVEFAVTGADQLLVARARGLDLVPLFAVYQKTPRAIMAHASRGLTSMAEVFSSGTVSLEPGAAFAIFLKKKYGFDKVKVVPYDGGVARFVADKDFAQQCFLTSEPLAAKKEGANPVVFALADEGFNPYATVVIARKDLVQKSPERVRAFIEAVREGWRAYLDDPKPANDVMAKLNTTMDPETFAAVAEVQKPLIETEETKAKGLGTQSRERWETLGQQLVDLGLLEKAPPVDEYLLPEFTRAAPAAKAP